A window of Hippea jasoniae contains these coding sequences:
- a CDS encoding NADH-quinone oxidoreductase subunit A yields the protein MTNWLIAFISVIILFVIFFAMLAVSKYLAPKEYYEEKFDLYECGYPMLSELHHMNIRFYIIAIMFTLFDIEAIFMYPWAVDFKGLGVLGVIEMGLFVVMVFVGWIYAYKKGALEWE from the coding sequence ATGACTAACTGGTTGATTGCTTTTATATCCGTCATTATCCTCTTTGTTATTTTCTTTGCTATGCTGGCGGTTTCTAAGTATTTAGCCCCTAAGGAGTATTACGAGGAAAAGTTTGACCTCTACGAGTGCGGTTATCCGATGCTGAGTGAACTGCACCACATGAATATACGCTTCTATATCATTGCAATTATGTTTACTTTGTTTGATATAGAGGCGATATTCATGTATCCGTGGGCTGTTGATTTTAAGGGGCTTGGCGTTTTAGGTGTTATTGAGATGGGTTTGTTTGTTGTAATGGTTTTTGTGGGCTGGATTTATGCTTACAAGAAAGGAGCATTAGAATGGGAGTAG
- the gltA gene encoding NADPH-dependent glutamate synthase, with protein MAERLRPAEKFKRDRVPMKEQDPKERIKNFDEVPFGYSFEEAIKEAQRCLQCNPAPCVEGCPADVHVPQFIDKILDEDVEAAFREIKITNALPAVCGRVCPQEEQCEGACVMNKKGKPIAIGRLERFVADWAREKGITDEDVRAEKTNKKVAIVGSGPAGLACAADLAKLGYDVTIFEALHKPGGVLVYGIPEFRLPKAIVQYEVDQIKKLGVKILTDYVIGYIKTVDELVEEYDAVFLANGAGAPSFLGIPGENLNGVYSASEFLTRSNLMRAFDFPNYDTPINVGKRVVVIGGGNVAMDAVRTAKRLGAEEAIIVYRRSRAEMPARAEEIEHAEAEGIRFELLTNPVRVIGDENGNVKGLECVRMELGEPDESGRRRPVPIEGSNFVMDVDNVIIAIGQNANPIVARSATGVETNKWGYFIADEETGKTTHPKVWAGGDIVTGAATVILAVGAGKKAAKSIHETLSKA; from the coding sequence CGATAAAAGAGGCTCAAAGGTGTCTTCAGTGTAATCCTGCCCCCTGCGTTGAGGGATGTCCTGCAGATGTTCATGTGCCTCAATTTATAGATAAAATTCTTGATGAAGATGTAGAGGCTGCATTTAGAGAGATTAAGATTACGAATGCTTTGCCTGCCGTGTGTGGTAGGGTATGTCCTCAGGAAGAGCAGTGTGAAGGTGCCTGTGTAATGAATAAGAAGGGTAAACCGATCGCTATTGGAAGGCTTGAGAGGTTTGTTGCAGACTGGGCACGAGAAAAAGGCATCACAGATGAAGATGTAAGAGCTGAAAAAACAAATAAAAAAGTGGCAATAGTGGGTTCTGGACCGGCAGGATTGGCATGTGCGGCAGATCTTGCAAAATTGGGCTATGATGTAACGATCTTTGAGGCTTTGCATAAGCCCGGTGGTGTTTTGGTTTATGGAATTCCTGAGTTCAGATTGCCAAAAGCTATTGTTCAATACGAAGTGGATCAGATTAAAAAATTGGGTGTAAAGATTTTAACGGATTATGTAATTGGTTATATAAAAACGGTTGATGAGCTTGTTGAGGAGTATGATGCTGTATTTTTAGCAAACGGTGCAGGTGCTCCATCATTTTTGGGAATTCCTGGAGAGAACCTAAACGGCGTGTATTCTGCAAGTGAATTTTTAACCCGCTCCAATCTTATGAGGGCGTTTGATTTTCCTAACTACGATACACCGATTAATGTAGGTAAGCGTGTTGTTGTGATAGGTGGCGGCAATGTTGCCATGGATGCTGTAAGAACGGCAAAGAGGCTTGGAGCTGAGGAGGCGATTATAGTTTACAGAAGAAGTAGAGCAGAGATGCCTGCAAGGGCTGAAGAGATAGAGCATGCCGAAGCAGAAGGCATTAGATTTGAGCTTTTAACAAACCCTGTAAGGGTTATTGGCGATGAAAACGGTAATGTTAAAGGGCTTGAATGTGTAAGAATGGAACTTGGCGAGCCAGATGAGTCTGGCAGAAGAAGACCTGTACCGATTGAGGGTTCAAACTTTGTAATGGATGTTGACAATGTGATTATTGCCATCGGTCAGAATGCAAACCCCATTGTAGCAAGAAGCGCCACGGGCGTTGAGACAAATAAATGGGGTTATTTTATAGCAGATGAGGAAACAGGTAAGACCACGCATCCAAAGGTGTGGGCAGGTGGAGACATTGTTACAGGTGCAGCTACAGTTATTTTAGCTGTTGGAGCTGGCAAAAAAGCGGCAAAATCGATACACGAGACGCTTTCTAAGGCTTAA